The nucleotide sequence CATTATTTTTATCAACCGCGAACTGGGAGTTAGCAAGATGAATGGCTCTATCTTTGGTGAAGCATTGTTCGGCGTACTTCAACTTAAATGGTGGAGTTTCTTTCATAATTATCCTCAGAAAATGGTGAAGTAAAATTTCTTATTATCTTTTCCAATCCCTTTACTCAAGAGATTGATATTATTGTAAATGCTAAAAGTAAATTGTTAAGCTATGAAGCAGCTATTGATAAAAAATGCCCTCATTATTAATGAAGGACGTTCATATACAGGCTCTGTCCTGGTTAAAGGAGATAAAATTGCCGCTATTTACGAAGGAACTGTTCCTCCCGAAGCATTAGGAGGAGGTCAGGTGCTTGATGCTACAGGTAAATGGTTGATTCCGGGAGCAATTGATGATCAGGTTCATTTCCGCGAACCAGGTGTTACGCATAAGGGAAATATTGCCAGCGAAAGCCGTGCGGCTGTTGCCGGAGGGGTTACTACCTTTATGGATATGCCAAATACCAACCCGCAGACTACTACCTTGGCTGATCTGGAATGGAAACTGCAGCGTGGTGCTGAAACATCGGCTGCCAACTATTCGTTCTTTTTCGGTGGAACAAATGATAATATGGATGAGATCCGGAAAGTGGATCCGACTCGTATTCCTGGTCTTAAATTATTTTTGGGTTCTTCTACCGGTAATATGTTGGTGGATAACCCCGAAAGTCTGGAACGTATCTTTGGCGAAGCAGGTATGCTGATTGCTATTCATGCCGAAAAGGAAGAGGTTATAAACCGGAACAAGGCGCATTATATATCTCTTTACGGCGAGGATCTGGATATTTCGTTCCATAGCAAAATACGTGACGAAGAGGCTTGTTATACTTCTTCGGCCGAGGCAGTGGCATTGGCGAAAAGATTGAATACACGTTTGCATATACTGCATCTTTCTACAGCCAAAGAAATGGAATTGCTTGATAACAGCCTCCCATTATCTGAAAAGCAGATTACCGGCGAAGTCTGTGTGCATCACCTTTGGTTTACCGATGCCGATTATGCTGCGTACGGAAACCGTATTAAGTGGAACCCCGCGGTGAAAACGCTTGCCGACCGCGAAGCGCTGATTGAAGCGGTTAATAATAACAAAATTGATATTGTAGCAACCGACCATGCGCCGCATCTGCTTTCCGAAAAAGAAGGAAGTTGCCTTAAAGCGGCTTCCGGCGGACCGCTAGTCCAGCATTCTGTAGTTGCCATGTTAGAGTTGGCAAAGCAGGGTCGCTTTACTGTGGAAAAGGTGGTAGAAAAGATGGCTCATATGCCGGCGGAATTATTCAAAATAGACCGCAGAGGGTATATTCGTCCGGGTTATTACGCCGACTTGGTTTTGGTTGATCCGGCTGCTCCCTGGACGGTGGACAAGGATAATATCCTTTACAAATGTGGCTGGTCTCCTTTCGAAGGATATACCTTCCATCATAAGATTTATCGAACATTTGTTAATGGTCAGTTGGTTTACAACAACGGGGTAATAGACGATTCTGTTCGCGGTATGGAAGTTGCTTATCTGGTGTAAAACGTGCCGCTCTACTTTCTTTCTGCTTTTACTTTCAGAACTTCTTTAAGCGGTATACGGGTAAGCTTGCTTTCAATAAAAGAAAGAAAATCGAATGTTTGCAGTAAGTTTTGTTCATATTTGTCGTTCTCGATTGCAGCAAACGCTTTTTTGAATTGCGACCATAATTGCATCCTTGTCTTTTCGTAGACAGGCAAAGGATAGGCTAAGGTGAAGCGGAAAACAATCTTTTCGGTAGTGAAGACTTGTTTCTCGTTGCGTATAGCCCGTTTTATTGAATTGATCTCATTCTGGATTAATTCGTAGTTTCCAAGTTCGGCTTGCAGCATCAGGTTTATTAGCCTGGCAGTCTTGAATGATGGAAGCGAATAAAAGACCTTTCCCGATCCCAGAATCTTTTTCATTATGCCACGTGCTTCGGACAGGTTACCCAGATAAAGATACAGCACTGTACAGCTCATGTAAAGTTTCAATTGAGCGTCCAGCCCAAGAAGGGATGCCTTTGTAAGCAAACCCTTTCCGTCGCTGTCCATGTATTTCAAGGCATCGTCGAAATTGCCGGTGTTGATGTAATAAGACAGGTTGTATTGAAAGATAAGTGTTTTAACCGAAAAAACAAACTCCGTGGCGTACTGACCCTGTTCCAGTTCTTCAAGTTTTGCGGTAAAGAAAGACATTCCATCGTATAAATGAGTAGCTTTTAAGGTATCCAGAATGCCGGTTATGGCACTCAGATAATAAATAGGCGGATTCTGTATTAAGTCTTTATTCTCATCAAACAAATCGATTAATTCTCTGTAATAACGAATAGCGGCTTTATAATTTCCGGAATTCAAATAATATAAGGCCTGAAAGTGAAGGTGTAGTTTCTCTGCCTCAAAACTTTTGTAAGAGTTGTTGGCAATGAGGCTTAGTTCGCTTAAAACCAAATCGTTCAGATTATCCTTTTGTTTTTCCGAACGCGCATACCCCTGATGGATGATACGGTGCTTAAGTATATCGTATAATTGAAGATGCAGGTTTATGCTCCGGCTATATTTTGTTACTTCGTTAATCTTCATTTGTTTGTTTACCAGCTGCTTTTCGCTCATATTCTCGAAGCATAAACTGCTTCTGTATTTCAGGTCGGTGCGTCGTATCAGTAATAGCAGCGGATCGTTATCAAATTTAACTGCCAGTTTTTTTGCACTGTCTAACTCCAGGAAAGCTTCGTCGTAAAGTTCTCTCTCAAAAAGAATGGCTGCCTTGGAAATGTGTTTAAATATCTCATCTTGCACATCTTCTTTGTCCCGTAAATGAACCAGACAGGATAAAATTACCCTGTAAAGATGTTTTACAGCCATTTCAAAGCTTTCATTTTTATACTTTTCTACAAACAAGGAATAAACTTCTTGTGCGGGAGTATTCTTCTCTAAAAGTTCGTATAAGAATACGTAAACCTTATCTCCCTGATGCAGTCCGGAATATAACTTGAAAAATCTTTTTTCTGCCTTACTCAAGGAATTAATAAGAATATAGAGTGTGTTTAGTTTGTTCATAACGGTGTTTTGTTTAATACGTATAAAACTGTATTCTATTAATTTAAGGTGATATGTCTACAAATATATATAATTTGGATTTATCTGAACAACAATAAAATGATTAATTTATTTGACATAATCTTTTTATGTTTGTAAAGTCTTTCTTTAAATAAAGACACATCTATCGAGATATTCACGTAATAGTATTTATATTTGTTTAGTTAATCTAGTTCTATGGACATTAAATTACCAGAATTACACAAAATATTGGTCGTAGGCAGCAGCAACACCGATATGGTTATTAAAGCAGACCATTTGCCCCGTCCGGGCGAAACAATTTTGGGCGGAACATTCTTTATGAATCCCGGAGGAAAGGGGGCGAATCAAGCAGTTGCCGCAGCCAGGTTAGGGGCCAGCGTATCTTTTATATGCAAAACAGGAAGCGATATTTTTGGTCACCAGTCTCAACAATTGTTCGAACAGGAGGGTATTGATACCTCTTTTATATTTTCTGATTCAAGAAATCCTTCGGGAGTAGCTTTAATTACTGTCGATTCGCAAGCCGAGAATTGTATTGTAGTAGCATCGGGTGCCAACGCCAATCTGAAGCCTGCCGACTTAATGTCCGCGCTCAAAGGAATTGAAGAAGCAGACATTGTGTTGATGCAGCTCGAGATCCCCATGGAAACAGTCGAGTACGTTGCCCGGGTGGCCTGCGAAAGTCATAAAACCGTAATATTGAATCCGGCGCCTGCACAAGCGTTAAGTAAGGAATTGCTCCGTAATCTCACCATTATTACGCCCAACGAAACGGAAGCCGAAATGATTTCGGGCGTAAAGATAACCGACATGGCTTCGGCAACCGAAGCCGCGCGGGTAATCAGCAACATGGGAGTGGATCAGGTAATCATAACCTTGGGAGCAAAGGGTGCGCTGGTATACACCGACGGACTTGCCCAAGAGGTAGCGGCCTTTAAAGTGGAAGCCGTTGATACTACTGCTGCAGGCGACGTTTTTAACGGAGCATTGGCAGTGGCTATATCCGAAGAACGCTCTTTGAAAGAGGCTGTACGCTTTGCAGCCAAAGCGGCAGCCATTTCGGTAACGCGGATTGGCGCCCAATCATCGGCACCTTATAGAAACGAAGTAGACGTATTTTGCTAAACAATAAATCTAAGATAGCATGAAGAAAACATTATTATCGGCTGTTTGCCTTACAGCTTTACTGAGTATTGAGACGGGATGTTCCGGCTCCGGTTCGCCTGCACAGGAAAAGGGTACTGCGAAGGTGACACTCTCGAAGGAGGTGTTGCTGGACAAGATTAAAGGCGGATGGGCCGGACAAACCATCGGTTGTAGTTTTGGCGGTCCCACCGAGTTTAAGTACAATGGCACCATGGTACAAGATTATGTTCCCATTGACTGGAACGAAGGAAGCATTACCTGGTGGTACGATAACTTTCCTGGTTTATACGACGATGTTTATATGGATCTTACCTTTGTGGAAGTGTTTGATCGGTTAGGACTGGATGCACCGGCCGATTCGTTTGCAATGGCTTTTGCAACGGCTGGCTACACACTGTGGCATGCCAATCAGTCTGCCCGATACAACATTCTTCAGGGAATAATGCCTCCCCAGTCGGGTCATTGGTTAAACAATCCGCATGCCGACGATATCGATTACCAGATTGAAGCAGATTATGCCGGATTAATGTCGCCGGGTATGCCTAATGCAGCTTCGGCTATTTCTGATAAGATTGGTCATATTATGAATTATGGCGATGGCTGGTACGGCGGTGTTTACGTGGGTGCCATGTATTCGCAGGCCTTTGTGTCGGACGATGTGGAGTTTGTTGTTACCGAAGCGCTGAAAAGCATTCCCGAAAAAAGTACTTTCTACAAATGTATGGCAGATGTGATTAAATGGCACAAGCAGTACCCGGACGACTGGAAGCAGACTTGGTTTGAGTGCGAAAAGAAATGGAGTCAGGATATCGGTTGTCCCGACGGCGTATTTGTTCCTTTTAATATAGACGCAGTAATAAACAGTGCTTACATTGTAATTGGCTTGCTATACGGAGAAGGCGATTTTTATAAAACCATGGATATTGCAACGCGATGCGGACAAGATTCTGACTGTAATCCGGCTTCGGCTGCTGGTATTCTGGGTACCATGCTTGGATACAGTAAAATTCCCGATTACTGGATGAAGCCGCTTAAGAAGGTGGAAGACCGAAACTTTGCCTATACCGATATCTCGTTGAATAAAACCTATCAGATGAGTTTTGATCAGGCACAGAAGGTGATTAAGCAAAACGGAGGAACGATTGAGGGCGACAGCATTACGATTGTTTGTCAGAGGCCGGAGCCTGTACGTTACGAAAAAGCTTTCGAAAACATGTATCCTACCGGAAAAATTGCCATAAATAAGCAAATTGGTGAAGTAGGAGAGGTGACTTTCGAAGGAACAGGAATCGTATTCAGAGGATACCTCCAATGCGCTGATGCAAGCTATGTAGGTAAAGCCGAAATGTATATTGACGGTAAACTGGTGGAAACGGTTAATCTTCCTGCTTCCTATACAACTCGTCGTAACGATCTGTTCTGGAAATATCAGCTGCCAAAAGGGAAACATACCGTTTCATTCAAATGGCTTAATCCCAAGGCCGGAGCCTCTGTCAATTACGGAGAAGCTGTAGTCTACTCTGATGCTCCGTTGCAAATAGTTCATCAACCTCAAACTAAGTAACCAGTATGTATATAGTACAAAATTATCCGTTAGCCATTCTGTTTTGTGTGATTACCATGTTCTGTTGGGGGTCGTGGGGAAATACGCAGAAATTGGCATCCACCACGTGGAGATATGAATATTTTTATTGGGATTATGTAATTGGAGTTTTGCTCTTTTCGCTAATCTCCGCATTTACATTGGGCAGTACGGGCGCCGAAGGGCAAAGCTTTCTTGAAAACCTTTCCAAAGCCGACAATAACAGTCTGGGCAGTGCCTTTCTTGGTGGCGTAATCTTTAATGCAGCCAATATTTTGTTAGCAGCCGCCATAGCGATCTGCGGTTTGTCTGTTGCCTTTCCGGTTGGCATCGGACTGGCTCTTGTGTTAGGTGTACTAATCAACTATTTTGGCGCAGCCAAGGGCGAACCTTTGTATATTTTCGTGGGAGTTGTCTTTATTGTGATAGCTATCCTGATGAATGCGCTGGCTTACCGAAAAGCCTCTGCGGGAGTAAAGCAGGATTCTGCCAGTTCCTCCGCCGGAGATAAAAAGACGAGTGCAACGCAGTCTGCGCAAGCAAAAAAGGTTTTAACCAAAGGTATTCTATTGTCTGTTGCCTGTGGTATCATAATGTCACTCTTTTACCGCTTTGTGGTTGCTTCGATGGATATGGAGAACTTTGCGGCCCCGGCTGCAGGAAAGCTTACTCCTTATACGGCTGTAGTGATCTTTGCGTTGGGTGTGTTTGCCAGTAATTTTATCTTCAATACCTTCGCCATGAAAAGACCTGTATCCGGAGATCCCATACCTGTATCGGGCTACTTTAAAGGGAAACCAATCACACACATGGTAGGAATGCTTGGTGGAATAATCTGGTGCGTGGGACAGTCGTTCAGTATGATTGCATCCGAGAAAGCGGGTGCTGCCATTTCGTACGGCTTGGGACAAGGAGCTACACTTGTATCGGCAGCATGGGGAATCTTTATATGGAAGGAGTTTAAAGATGCTCCTGCAGCTTCGGGTAAACTAAATGCAGGAATGTTTGTGTTCTTTCTTATTGGACTGGCTTTCCTTATTTATGCCGGAGCTTGATACTATAATAGCTTAACGTTTTTATTCGTATAGCTTAAGTTCGTTTGTATAGAGATTTGCACCGTGCGCCCATGGGGGTAAAAAAATACCCCCATGGGCGCATTTTTTTACCCCCATGGGCGCACGGAACAAACTATACTATTTCGGACCTTACTTGTTATATCTTTCCGTTTTAGATCCTGCTTATTTGATCGTTAGCAGATGCAATCCCACATACGTAGCCGGATTACATTATCTTCTTCCTGATGAGGGTTTACGAGAACCGCCTCCTGTTGAGCCGCTACGGCTTCCTCCGCTCGGTTTACCGGCTCTTCCACCGGGTTTCGAGTAGCTTTTGCCTGTTCGGCCTCCGCTCGTACCTGCATTTGATCCGGATTTAGAGGTTTTGAATGATCTGTCTCCCCGGGTTCCTGCTCCGGATTTGCTATTTCTTGTTGAGGATTTAGAGGCTTTGTTATCAGTAGACGAAGCCGAATACGTATTTCTTGCCGATGTTTTTCTTGGTGCTTTGGATTCAGGTTCTTCTGTTTTCTTTTTAGTTGGAGCTTTTTTCTTTGCTGGCGCTGCCGTTTCAACGGAATTGACCAGAAGATCGTTTAATGTAGTAAGTTCTTCGGTAGTTAAGAACCGCCATTCGCCGGAAGGAAGTTTATCCAGCCTGATATTCATAATTCTCGTGCGTTTAAGCTTTAATACATCATAGCCAAGGGCTTCGCACATGCGTCTGATCTGGCGATTCAATCCTTGTGTGATTGTAATCTGAAAACGAGTGTCTGTTTCTTGTACAAACTTACACTTTTTAGTCATTATGCCCATTATGGAAACTCCATTAGCCATTCGTTGGGCAAACTCTGCTGTAATGGGTTTATCTACAGTTACGATGTATTCTTTTTCATGATCGTTCGACTCTCGAAGGATCTTGTTAACGATACTGCCGTCGTTGGTTAAGAGTAAGAGTCCTTCGGAAGGCTTATCCAGCCGGCCGATATTGAATATACGCGAAGGATAGTTTACAAAATCGACCACATTATCCCGTTCCGTCGGATCGGTTGTGCAAGTAATGCCCGGAGGCTTGTTTAGAGCGATATATACAGTTTCTTCTCTTCTTTTTAAAGGAATGCCGTCGACTTTTACAAAGTCTCTGAAGTAAACTTTCGTGCCTACTTCTGCAATTCGATCATTTACGAGGACACGACCCTGTTCTATCATTTTGTCGGCTTCACGACGAGAACATAATCCTGATTCGCAAATAAGTTTGTTTAATCTGATTTCCATCTAATAAAAGTATATATGATATAAATAAAATGACAAGAGAGGGGGATATAAAACACCGTTGGCGAAACTCTTTACGGTGAAAAAAGAGAAAGGCAAAGCCAACAATAAAAATTTGGCTTTGCCTTCTACAGATATTTTTAAAATGTGTATCGGCATACACTGCCGAACACGGGCGAATATCTGAAACAGCCCTCCTTTGTACGCTGTTTCTTTATTCTTTTAAACTGGTATTTTACAAATTCTTTTTTCGTGACGACCACCTTCAAAAGGAGTTTCAAGGAAAGCTTCAACCACTTTCTTTGCTTCTTCACGGCTGATAAAACGAGCAGGCAATACCACAACATTCGCATCGTTGTGAGCTCTTCCCAAGCGGGCTAACTCGGCTTCCCAGCTAATGGCAGCACGAATTCCCTGATGCTTGTTCAGTGTCATGGCGATTCCGTTGCCCGATCCGCACATAGCAATTCCGGGATATACCTCGCCGGCTTCCACGGCAAGTGCCATAGGATGGGCAAAGTCGGGATAATCGCTGCTTTCGGCAGAATAAGTTCCAAAATCCTGATAGGCAATACCCTTATCGTCCAGTACTTGCTTGAGATACTCTTTCAGCTCGTAACCAGCGTGGTCACTGCAAATTCCTAATTTCTTCATGCCAATAATTCTTTTACCTGCTTATAAACGTTATCTCCGGTAAAGCCAAGTTTTTCATCCAATACTGTATAAGGAGCAGAGAATCCGAACGATTCCAATCCCCATACCTTACCGTTTGCTCCAACTAATCCTTCCAGATTAACCGGTAAACCTGCTGTTAAACCAAATACCTTGCTTCCTGCAGGAATTATAGATTCCTGATAAGCCTTAGGCTGACTGCGGAACAGTCCTTCGGAAGGTACAGATACGATCCGGACCTTTATGCCTTCGGCG is from uncultured Macellibacteroides sp. and encodes:
- a CDS encoding ADP-ribosylglycohydrolase family protein, with amino-acid sequence MKKTLLSAVCLTALLSIETGCSGSGSPAQEKGTAKVTLSKEVLLDKIKGGWAGQTIGCSFGGPTEFKYNGTMVQDYVPIDWNEGSITWWYDNFPGLYDDVYMDLTFVEVFDRLGLDAPADSFAMAFATAGYTLWHANQSARYNILQGIMPPQSGHWLNNPHADDIDYQIEADYAGLMSPGMPNAASAISDKIGHIMNYGDGWYGGVYVGAMYSQAFVSDDVEFVVTEALKSIPEKSTFYKCMADVIKWHKQYPDDWKQTWFECEKKWSQDIGCPDGVFVPFNIDAVINSAYIVIGLLYGEGDFYKTMDIATRCGQDSDCNPASAAGILGTMLGYSKIPDYWMKPLKKVEDRNFAYTDISLNKTYQMSFDQAQKVIKQNGGTIEGDSITIVCQRPEPVRYEKAFENMYPTGKIAINKQIGEVGEVTFEGTGIVFRGYLQCADASYVGKAEMYIDGKLVETVNLPASYTTRRNDLFWKYQLPKGKHTVSFKWLNPKAGASVNYGEAVVYSDAPLQIVHQPQTK
- a CDS encoding multidrug DMT transporter permease, producing the protein MYIVQNYPLAILFCVITMFCWGSWGNTQKLASTTWRYEYFYWDYVIGVLLFSLISAFTLGSTGAEGQSFLENLSKADNNSLGSAFLGGVIFNAANILLAAAIAICGLSVAFPVGIGLALVLGVLINYFGAAKGEPLYIFVGVVFIVIAILMNALAYRKASAGVKQDSASSSAGDKKTSATQSAQAKKVLTKGILLSVACGIIMSLFYRFVVASMDMENFAAPAAGKLTPYTAVVIFALGVFASNFIFNTFAMKRPVSGDPIPVSGYFKGKPITHMVGMLGGIIWCVGQSFSMIASEKAGAAISYGLGQGATLVSAAWGIFIWKEFKDAPAASGKLNAGMFVFFLIGLAFLIYAGA
- the rpiB gene encoding ribose 5-phosphate isomerase B — translated: MKKLGICSDHAGYELKEYLKQVLDDKGIAYQDFGTYSAESSDYPDFAHPMALAVEAGEVYPGIAMCGSGNGIAMTLNKHQGIRAAISWEAELARLGRAHNDANVVVLPARFISREEAKKVVEAFLETPFEGGRHEKRICKIPV
- a CDS encoding dihydroorotase, which gives rise to MKQLLIKNALIINEGRSYTGSVLVKGDKIAAIYEGTVPPEALGGGQVLDATGKWLIPGAIDDQVHFREPGVTHKGNIASESRAAVAGGVTTFMDMPNTNPQTTTLADLEWKLQRGAETSAANYSFFFGGTNDNMDEIRKVDPTRIPGLKLFLGSSTGNMLVDNPESLERIFGEAGMLIAIHAEKEEVINRNKAHYISLYGEDLDISFHSKIRDEEACYTSSAEAVALAKRLNTRLHILHLSTAKEMELLDNSLPLSEKQITGEVCVHHLWFTDADYAAYGNRIKWNPAVKTLADREALIEAVNNNKIDIVATDHAPHLLSEKEGSCLKAASGGPLVQHSVVAMLELAKQGRFTVEKVVEKMAHMPAELFKIDRRGYIRPGYYADLVLVDPAAPWTVDKDNILYKCGWSPFEGYTFHHKIYRTFVNGQLVYNNGVIDDSVRGMEVAYLV
- the rluF gene encoding 23S rRNA pseudouridine(2604) synthase RluF codes for the protein MEIRLNKLICESGLCSRREADKMIEQGRVLVNDRIAEVGTKVYFRDFVKVDGIPLKRREETVYIALNKPPGITCTTDPTERDNVVDFVNYPSRIFNIGRLDKPSEGLLLLTNDGSIVNKILRESNDHEKEYIVTVDKPITAEFAQRMANGVSIMGIMTKKCKFVQETDTRFQITITQGLNRQIRRMCEALGYDVLKLKRTRIMNIRLDKLPSGEWRFLTTEELTTLNDLLVNSVETAAPAKKKAPTKKKTEEPESKAPRKTSARNTYSASSTDNKASKSSTRNSKSGAGTRGDRSFKTSKSGSNAGTSGGRTGKSYSKPGGRAGKPSGGSRSGSTGGGSRKPSSGRR
- the rbsK gene encoding ribokinase: MDIKLPELHKILVVGSSNTDMVIKADHLPRPGETILGGTFFMNPGGKGANQAVAAARLGASVSFICKTGSDIFGHQSQQLFEQEGIDTSFIFSDSRNPSGVALITVDSQAENCIVVASGANANLKPADLMSALKGIEEADIVLMQLEIPMETVEYVARVACESHKTVILNPAPAQALSKELLRNLTIITPNETEAEMISGVKITDMASATEAARVISNMGVDQVIITLGAKGALVYTDGLAQEVAAFKVEAVDTTAAGDVFNGALAVAISEERSLKEAVRFAAKAAAISVTRIGAQSSAPYRNEVDVFC